The proteins below come from a single Papaver somniferum cultivar HN1 chromosome 11, ASM357369v1, whole genome shotgun sequence genomic window:
- the LOC113320328 gene encoding histone H3.2-like: MARTKQTAWKSTGGKAPRKQLAKKAARKSAPATGGVKKPHRFRPGTVALREIRKYQKSADLLIRKLPFQRLVREIAQDFKTDLRFQSSAVAALQEAAEAYLVGLFEDTNLCAIHAKRVTMMPKDIQLARRIRGERA, from the coding sequence atggctCGTACTAAGCAAACAGCTTGGAAATCCACTGGAGGAAAAGCCCCAAGGAAGCAATTAGCAAAAAAAGCAGCTCGTAAATCAGCACCAGCAACCGGAGGAGTGAAGAAACCACACAGATTCAGGCCAGGAACTGTTGCTCTTCGTGAAATCAGAAAGTATCAGAAGAGTGCCGACCTTCTGATCcgtaaactcccatttcaaagATTAGTTCGTGAAATCGCTCAAGATTTCAAGACTGATTTAAGGTTTCAGAGTTCAGCAGTTGCGGCATTACAGGAAGCAGCTGAAGCTTATCTTGTTGGTTTGTTCGAAGATACTAATCTCTGTGCGATTCATGCTAAAAGGGTTACTATGATGCCTAAAGACATTCAACTTGCCAGGAGAATCAGAGGTGAACGAGCTTGA